A segment of the Psilocybe cubensis strain MGC-MH-2018 chromosome 5, whole genome shotgun sequence genome:
TACAGCctacttacactcaaatatTCTCCTTTTATGgaaattatttgagtgtaagtcatgatgtatgtcgaacttacagctgaacttacataaaacatgtaaaacaatagctgtttgtttaacttacagcagtcGTCGCCCGCAGTGCCTCCTGAGTCCTGACCTGGGGAACAAGAGGGGCAGTGCTAAAAATAGACAGTCCAAATTGATGCGGGgaacttggaattgaaatcaaggtgcttaGCGCCTGCTTATCCGTTCTTCCTAAGGCGCCCAGAATCCACTTAAGATCATCAAACCATTAATAAGCTTTGAATTACCGTTTTCCTGTTCAAAAGAAGGGGGGGTTTGCTGGAGTTTATTTTGGTCACTTCATTATGCGGTGCAGAACGATTGGCTGTGCTTTACTCTGGCGACGAAAAGCGTTCGAGGGGACAGGAGGGGGTATGCAGATAGAATGTCTGTTGATTGAAAATCCGGCAAGCATTGGAATTGAACGGGGCGGTGACCTTGTAAAGTCAATGTGTGCAGTGGGCAAGATCGCGGCCATTTGTCACGACGGCATCCGTTCTGTGGTCACTCGAGTCTCCTGCTCGATGGTAACATTCCATAGAATTTGCAATTCCCCGAGCAAGAGATGTGAGGAGAGGTTTGTTCTTTTCTAAATGCGATGCTATGTTTGTATGTTAGTGTCATAACTGTGGTTTCCTGGATTATGCTTGTGGATGAGCGCTGGCAACGGCAAAGGTCAGCGGACGAGCATTACGTGCGCCAATAGGCGTTCATTTTTTCAAACTTGCTCCAATAGCAAATCAGGATGGCTCCCTGGTTTGACAGTTTATATAAGTACACAGAGTCTGAGGTAATAGATTTGATGTGGGCTGTAATTAAATGCCGGAGTCAACTTTCACTTCCTCAGGCACTGGGGTTCATTTTCGAAGACACCGCAGGGCGTCTCTTGAACAGGCAACCTGATTGGCCTTGATGTCCCCTGGAAATAAGTAGCGTCAGGGTTGTTGTAATGTACCCGTTTGTCAACAAAGAAGTCATCCTTGCCATCGTCAACCAATGACTATCACGGCACTTTGTATGTGTGGGAACGAAGGTATTAGTTTACCTTTTAGTAACCTATAGCTGTCCAGAGGCATGTCATAAATCGGGGTGCCGACAGCTTCCGGAGAAGGTACGCATTTCAACAGGTCCGTGCCCCAGACGTAAATCAATGTGAACCAGGTGGAGCTCCGACGTTTCGAGTCTTGCTTCGACACAGCTGGATGCAATACTTAGCGAATATACAAACGAACCAGTTACCAGCCTGACATAATTCGCTTCAATACTTATTCGCTGGCTTCGTTCTAGCAACGGGCATCAACTAGATTGAAAGGTATACTGAATGGAATGTGGTCCTTCCGTCCACCGCCGCCCCTGTCAAACTTGTCAATTCAATGATGGTGAAAATCCAGGTTAGGTGTGCCGTACATATATTACCTAGCCCACTACATAGGCCGTGGCAGACTACCCATGGAGGGGACAACTCGGTCATCGCTTTTCTCTAGAGGCTATCATCGCCGACTTCAGCTCAGAGACTCTTCAAAGAAACAGCGTTTGTGATGATCCCAGAGCAGCCATATATGCCTTGGAAGGGTGCGTTGCATTCTTCGTCTTCTAGTTGATCAAGACAAACGTATCCATGCAAATGCAGTGTCGTTGACCATCCTCCACGCAATTGCTATGCTCTCGACTTGCCTGAGACTCGAACACCGCCGTCGGACAAGAAAGCTGTGGTGGGATGATTATGCGACTATTCTTCCTTTCCTGTTGGAAGGTTTGAATATATCCATCATATGGCTCCGAATCAGAGATCACCCGAGTAGTGCGTACATCTGACAAGTTCACATCAACGTTATAGTGGGAATGAAATCATCAAGGCTGATTTTCTTGCGTCTAGCACCGCTGAAATATCGAGTGTTGATGAGTTACGGAAGTATGACCTGTTTTATCAGCATACTCTGGTAAAGTTCCGCTACAAATTTCTCATTCGGATTCTGCTGATATTATGCGCATATAATTCACACAGGTCATCGCGTATAAGCTTGGCTTTTGCGGTTGTTCGAATTACGCCTTCTTGGACGAAAAGTCGGCGCCTGGCCATAGGAATGACAATatctttcttcctcttctgggCGGGCCTGTTTTCGACCATGATTCTGACTTGCACAATCCACACTGAGTGGCAACACATCGAAACCGAAATCCCCATCTGTGGACCGAGTTTCCATGTAACAATCGGGATAACCGTCTGTGAGTCCAGATTCAGTCAATCCAAATATGGCGAAATCTACTGACGCCTTGCGCTGTGACAAGTCGACGTTATGTCGGATTTAGCACTGATCGCCATTCCTTTGAACCTGTTGTGGAACATGAACCACCCGTCTAGTCAACGTCGGATGGTACAAATAGTATTTTCTGCTAGTGTGTTGACACTCCTTGGATCCCTTACTGTTTGCGTTGCCGGATACGCCCATTTTATGGTTGGTCCGGGGGCACTGGTGGTATGGCTGATGATTTGTTATATCGAGGTAGGTTGGGTACCAATCCAAGAATAAAACTGCGCCCACTAAATGTCCTGAATATAGACCGGAATTTCAATCATCACCTCCAACCTCTTGGTTCTTGTGTGTTGGGTTTATCGCCACATTACCAAGGAGCGAGACCAAGCGGACGATAGCGATGCGTATATCACCCCACACTGGTCTAGATATCACCATTCGCAGCACCAAGGAGACAATCGACACATAAAGACGGACTTACCCACACCAGTGCCTATTCCCGCCATCCTCGGCAATGTGCATTCCAATATCTCTACTCTTAGCGAGGAAATTGAAAAGGAACCTAATAATTCAGTTGGAGTATAAACATCCAGACGTCTGGTTTAGGTTTATTACTATTTTATTCTTAATGTATTTTTTGTTCAGAGGACTAGTACAGTGTGGTACTTTTGTTTGATAAATTGGACGGCTAATGGACCTTTGGCAGTATTACAATCATCAATAAAACTTGTTCATGCAGGTTGACGTTTTGAGAAAATTTCAACAGACTAACAGGAAAGAATCGAGTGTATGCAGCTCTGTTGAGTTCTTTCTGGATGTCAGAAATAGTTTGTATAAATCTATGGTTAGACAGGGATAAAACTGTATTGCCGACATAACAGCAGGAGACATAGCCCAATTAAATATCTGTAATTGAGTGAGCCCTGAGGGCACCTCATCATTTAGATGACCGGTGAACATGTGTTTTGGGAGCGTAGAAGTGACGCTACTCAATGATGCATCCCCCTCTCCGAATGCGTCATAATCAGGCATACAGCAAAATTGGATTCATGGTTAACGTATTATTACAAATTTATTCATTCTAGAGAGGGGTGTTTTTATGAATTGTCCGCTTTTTCACTGAAGGGAAGCCAGATATAATTAAAAATGATGCGATACTCAATGCCTGTTCATTGCCTCACAATGTAAGAGACTGTCCGTGACTTTTACACCATTTAGAAGCAAAGGGCTAGCATACAGGCCTACAGTATATGAGTAGTAGTAGCCAGAGAAACCTTCCAGTATAGATGAGCCGCAAGGTCGCCCCGCTAGGATTAATGATGGTCTCCCACTACCAATGCCATTCAATGATTTCAGGATTATCAAGGGAGTTCATCCGAATTCACCCCAAATCATTGTAAATATATACTGCCGCTTAGCCTCGCCGGATCATGATTGTAGCACCGCACCCATGTCAAGAGTCTGTGATTTTTAGTAGCAAAAGAAGACTACTGGTTCCTTTTGGCGCATTAGAATTAAAttttttatcttttattTCTGATCCACTGACCTACTAAAATGGGCGCTTACTATACCTTGATGATCCTTTATTTTTCAGTATTTTCTGTCAGAAATCAACACAGTTCCACGGTATCAAGGTTCTCCGAGAGTCCCACCCTAGCTGGAGCTTCACGTGCACTTCGCGGTCGAAATTCCCGCTAAATCGACCACGAGTCCCATTTGAACAAGAAAGTGGCCTAATCCGGGTTGTGGGTCAATTGCACCCGCTGATAGAAGTCCGATCATGGGAAAATATGTTATAGCTGTGACATTTCTCAGCCACTGCCCCTAGAACTCTCGTGCTGTCGAAAACCTTGCTGTCTCAATATTCGCTAAGGACCCCACCACTTGGCTATGAGCGGGCGGACACCCGCCAAAGTTGTATCCCGCCATCCATTACTCCGACCTTGCTCAGTTCATCCAAATAGCTCCCGCCACGCGTTGCGGCGCAGTCAGACTTCATCACTCGAGTTGAACTTGCGCACAGTGTGCTGTTTCTACCTTACACATGCTACTTTTGAAAACAATTGGCGACCGACGACTTTCAACTGTCCAGCTTGTCGTTACTGAATTATTTTGACGACACATGGGAGTATGAGAGAGAGTTATGAAGTCACCGGATCGATGCTGGGCCAATCAACTTGGTCACGGAGGGTCTCAAGTTCCGTTCTTTGTTTCTCAGGTTCTGACTATTTTAAAAAATGGGTCTGAACCAATCGACATGATCACCATTTCAAGGGATTACAGAAAATATACTTCTTCTGGTAAGTCTGCTCTTACAGAGTAGCCTCTTTCAGACAGAAACCTTCGCTGATTCATGCTGATAGTATATTGCCTCCGGAAAAACTAGGCTCGGCCCAATCCCGAGCCCAGGAGCCCACCAATCCGCAGAAATCCGTTGTCGATTCTACCTTACAAGGAAGGAAACGTTTTGATGCCTCGCCACTCGGTTGATGGAGCTATGGTGGTATAAAAGAAGGTGTAGATTCATTGCTTATAGTCAGAGAAACAGCCTCTACACTCGCTGAGCAGTTACATACATTATCCCAGATTTCCATCTTCAGAGGCATCCAACCTTGGGATATACCCTTCAACCCCCCATCGCTGATACTTTCGACCGTCGCTATCACACAATCACACGATCACCGCATCTTTGCTGACACAGGTTCGCAATCACCTGACAAATGTAAGCCCCCACATCCAACCCTACCCCCCAATTATTGTGGGTCCAGTCCCAGTATAGTtatctatttttttctttcgcATTTCGCCGTTGATAATCCACAATCACTCacggcgatcttttcttttgttaTCTCCCCCTATGCCCATTCCCTTATAATCTTGAAATCCGATGGCGGTGACCTCAAGATGGAGAACTTCACTACTGAATTCCCCTCCATGGCTTACCACGAGAGAGTTGTTGGATACGCATACGACGAGCTCCCTCGACTCTATTCTCAGGATCCAAACATTTCAGATAGCTTTGATCGTGTCAAACACGAGCCTGGTATCCCACAATATGATATCAGTTTCGCTATTGGCAATGAACAGTCTGGTGAGTGATTGACTTTGGGCGACACCCTATCGATGTGCTATCGCTGACTATTACGGCTCCCCATAGGCACATTTGCTTCATCCGTGAGTACAGCGCTCAGTATGTACTACGACATCACATTGATTACCAGACATTAGTACCATATGCTACCATCTACCACTGATCATTATCCGCAACAATACGCTGACGCCCCTCGCGAAGGCTTTGTGAAacaggaagaagacgaataTGAGGACTATCTGTTCCAAGATGATTATCCCCATGATGAAAACCAACATGTCGACGCCACTAGCGAGCGATCATGGTCCGGAAGCCCTGGTGCTGCAGATAGCGATAACGTCGAAGACCCTCATTTCGTAACCGATGCCGTATACTCCAGCGTTGGTCTACCATCGCATGCAGAAACCGAAAATTACTTGCGACAGACCTTGGGTATCCCATTGCAAGTTCCTGTCACGCTTTATGCGCTCGCTGACGATCCTCGAGGGCCTAACAAGCCTTCAGTGACCACAATGGCAAGACTCGCAATATGGGGAAGCCCTCATAAGAAGCTGACATTGAACCAAATTTTCGAGGCTGTAGAGCAACGATATCCATCTCTTGGAGCGCTCGTGGACAAGCCCCATAGGGTACGTAAATTCTTATTTACCTTGTGTCTTTCATATTAAGGACAACTATGTAGCGCTCAATACGCCATAATCTGTCGTTGAAGGGAATATTTCGTCGGGAGAAGCGACCCCAGCATGCCCCAGGTCAAGGAGACTACTGGTTTCTCGATGTTAGATATGGCGAAGCGAATAAGCGGCGCCGTCATAAAACGGAGAGGAACATCCCCGAGGGTACTCATGGAACGATTCTTCCTTATCATCCTCCCGAACCCAGCTCCACGCCCTCTCGTCAGGCTCCTTCAAACCTTTTTTTGCATGCACCAGTCCCATACCGCAAAAACTATTCGACCCCCAATTTGTTGATGGATCCCCTAAGTAACAGGCACCACTCGCAAGAGATGTTGGAATCTCTTCGTGATTCCGAGATCGACCCTCATACTCCTCCTGTTAGGCCATCATACGGAAGCACCATCCCATACTCTGAATATGCTCAAGTGCCCGAGCAGCTTCCTCCGTATTATACCCAGGATAGATTTATAGCGGCAAGTCAAATTAACGACTTTATAACTCCTCGTGATACTCATATTTGATATATATCCACAGAATGTGAATTACCCTGTAGCAAATGCCAGTGGACATCAGACTCGGCATACTACGGGATATCTACAACCTGTATATACCACTGAACGAGGGCGAGAGTGGAGTAGTAATTTATATCCTGGTCACCGCTATCGTCAGGAGGTCCGATACGCCGCCTACGTCCATAATGTCTCGGGAGTCAGCACCAATGTTCGTGAATCGGCTGGCCGCCGTGGCGCTCCGCGGCGAAGTCACTCGGACGAGACGTTTGATCGAGATTTTCACGCTGAACAGAGGGACACTGACAGAACGTATAATCATGCCTCAAAATTCATCAAGTGAACTACGGCTAATTCTTTCGCATAATCATTTTAAAGAATACATTGTATGTCAATTGTGCAATCTGTATCTCTCAATGTCTCTTCTGACTAGCCATATTTTGACAGCGCTCAATACCCCATTTTTGCTATCGATTCGCCTCCATTTCGTCGACATGGGAGCCCATCCCCTTATCCATATAGTTTGCGCAATACACGACCTCTACGACCCCCCTATGAcatgttttcttctttgtaTCTCATTCTTCGAATTTTCACGCGTCTTCGTACCCATTGACAGGCTGACTATCGACAGATTAGTAATTTTCCCGTTCCATGTTTGTATCTGATTTACTCATGAATCTTTTGCTCTTCTGTAATAATTAATAACGACCTGCTATGTATAATGTTTTTCAAATATTCATTCTTCGCTCACTGTACAACGCCAATTCGATTGCGTTCCTGTTCTCGCTGTGTTCGGTCAATGCCGCTCGTTCTAAATCGGAGATTGAATGACTCGGTGTCCTGGCCGCATGGCATCATTGATCGATGATCCTCTACAAATCCCTAGGTCACCCACCATTGTTATTCTTATTATCGCCTGTCCGAGGACGTGAGGAGCACAGCGCCGGTGACCACGCGGTATACCTAAAACTATTTCAAGAAACCTATATACTTTTAAATGTTCCCGGCCTCTGCTTAAGTGGAAATTGTCTGCTTTTATGTATTCAATCTCACCGGAATCGTACTCGAACCTGTGACTGACTATAAAAGAGTACGGGCGCTACGCCTGAGAACAGCGATCCTACCCGTATTGGTAAGTTTTTACCAAGAATGCTGTATCGCTCTGATTAATCGGATTGTGATGGACTTTGGCTTTAAATTTTCGCAGTGCGACTCAACTCCTCATCCAATAGGCGATTGGGAGTCATTTATCATGATGGAGAGCGTTTGATCCATAAAACCATTAAGTTCCCATGTACTATAGACATTCACTTACTAGATGGTCAGTTGGCGATACGCCCAGTTGAAATACCACCGCCGTGGCGTAAGAATAGTGGGGAAGGAAAATCAATTACCATTCCCGCCCGAGTCATGTTCGAGCGCTGAATTTCTGATTAGTGGCAGATGCTGAGTATCTTAACCATTTTTTAAAACATCCAAAATAATATAATACTGTAGAAAGGGTTTGGAGGGGGTTGGTCGGAGCCAGTAAGCTACCTATTTTACCCCTCAAATGAGGCAACTTCAGGCTTCTTCATCGTTGTCTACAACCACTTTGTCGACCTAAATGATGTCAGTTTCTGTATCTTCGGTATGAGTCATTACAAGATTTCATTGAGAAAGGAACGCCTTTGAACGACACCCGTTTTCGTTTTTACGTTTCAAATTTTACTTAGGACTCTGTTACACGATAGCATGATTCCGTTCTCTGATAGCAAGGCCTTCTATCAGAAGATATGATCTCTTTATGTTTCTTCTCATTACTCGTGTTGCTTATCAATGTCTAATCGAGGTATGTGGGCGACCAGCGCAGCTAGCTATTTTCCAATAGTCGGGAAATGGGAACCTCGGCTACTCTTTGACTCGGGGTTTCTAAATGTCAATGATGTGCCCGTTTTCACGTCTATTTTCATTCTGACCATTGGAATATTTAGAAATCACGACAATAACGAAACGGAAGTCTGAATCTTGCTGTGTATTGATGGTGAAAACATAAGGAAGCCACGAAATCGTGAACACGTCACAAGGTGTAAACAAAGTAGTAAAATTGCTTCCATGTTCATAGCATCAGAGATGTACAAAAATTTTACAAGATACTCGCAGAGCTACCAATCTTTGATGGTTGATGGTATAGAAGTGTCAAAGAACCGTCGAAGAGAAGAGCTATCTATTAATACGAATGTTCCCATCTCGTCATACAGCTACGTTCCCGAATGCTCGTCAGTAAGTACGTCAGCCAAAATCGTTCTACTATTGGACATAACGCCTGAGGTCCACACAGCCTGCTGGACGACTGAGCTGAGGTGGGTTCTCGACTTGTGTTCAAGTTGTACAGACAGAAAGATTGGGGTGTTTCGTAAGCGCGGATAGTCTAGAAAAAACTTGCTAGCATTTTGTGTGTCCAAGTCACGGTTTATAAAGGCCGCGAAGTCGATCATAGGATCCACAGTCGTCAAGAAGGGGTGTACTCGGGGGGCAATACGACAATTCCCCCCCAGTTTACGTTGTTATGCAGAGGATCAACCCCATTGCGCAGTCTAATTCCGCTATCCTCGTCTCGCACACTGTTGCCGAGAATGTTGGAAGGAGGTGAAAGCGAGGGAGGACACGAGATGCGTCGTTCTCTAGGTGGATCACCTAGCACTCGTGGGGTGGGTGTAACTCCCGCTTCATCCGTCTTTAAATGTGGCCTCCGGGGCCTTCTATCTGTACCATCGATGCTGACTCGAGAAAGAGTATACGGCCGCACAAGTGTCGATCGCTTGCTGAGGTTAATCCCAGTCGC
Coding sequences within it:
- a CDS encoding Forkhead box protein I1-ema, which produces MAYHERVVGYAYDELPRLYSQDPNISDSFDRVKHEPGIPQYDISFAIGNEQSGTFASSYHMLPSTTDHYPQQYADAPREGFVKQEEDEYEDYLFQDDYPHDENQHVDATSERSWSGSPGAADSDNVEDPHFVTDAVYSSVGLPSHAETENYLRQTLGIPLQVPVTLYALADDPRGPNKPSVTTMARLAIWGSPHKKLTLNQIFEAVEQRYPSLGALVDKPHRRSIRHNLSLKGIFRREKRPQHAPGQGDYWFLDVRYGEANKRRRHKTERNIPEGTHGTILPYHPPEPSSTPSRQAPSNLFLHAPVPYRKNYSTPNLLMDPLSNRHHSQEMLESLRDSEIDPHTPPVRPSYGSTIPYSEYAQVPEQLPPYYTQDRFIAASQINDFITPRDTHI